The following are encoded together in the Lactuca sativa cultivar Salinas chromosome 1, Lsat_Salinas_v11, whole genome shotgun sequence genome:
- the LOC111895437 gene encoding ATP-dependent 6-phosphofructokinase 2 has protein sequence MSSSAMNPPIQDQLQTLTISPLTVTLKRLPHITDDLPNLQTQTNPLQSNSFYHPCDDGFYISHSDVILRQIVFDFSGNFPSSSPHLAYHRAGPRKEIFFDPKQVCAAIVTCGGLCPGLNTVIRELVVGLWELYGVREIFGIKAGYRGFYSGDLIRLDPKLVHNWHKRGGTVLETSRGGFDLQKIVDAIQNRRFNQVYIIGGDGTLRGAVKIFNEIQRRKLNVAVVGIPKTVDNDVGIIDRSFGFQTAVEMAQEAISAAHVEAESAPNGIGLVKLMGRHSGHIALDATLSSCDVDCCLIPENKFYLEGKGGLFEFLGIRLKEHGHAVVVVAEGAGQDIIPRSDSEKQKTDESGNPVFLDVGVWLNSELKRWWERDHKGELFTVKYIDPTYMIRAVTANATDNLYCTLLAHSAIHGIMAGYTGFVTGPINGNYAYIPMEDVAQAKSPVGTKDHKWAWVRSITAQPDFQFTT, from the exons ATGTCATCCTCCGCCATGAACCCTCCGATCCAAGATCAGCTTCAAACCCTCACAATTTCTCCCCTAACTGTCACCCTGAAACGCCTCCCCCACATCACCGACGACCTCCCGAACCTCCAGACTCAGACAAACCCTTTACAAAGCAACAGCTTCTACCACCCCTGCGATGACGGATTCTACATCTCACATTCCGATGTCATCCTTCGTCAAATCGTGTTTGACTTTTCCGGTAACTTCCCTTCCTCTTCCCCTCACTTGGCCTACCACCGTGCTGGTCCCCGGAAAGAGATATTCTTCGATCCCAAACAAGTGTGTGCTGCCATCGTGACATGTGGCGGCCTTTGTCCTGGGCTTAACACCGTCATCCGTGAGCTTGTGGTGGGGTTGTGGGAGCTTTATGGTGTCCGGGAGATTTTTGGGATCAAAGCCGGCTACCGTGGATTTTATTCCGGTGACCTCATTCGGCTTGACCCAAAACTGGTTCATAACTGGCACAAGAGAGGAGGTACCGTACTCGAGACCTCTAGAGGTGGTTTTGATCTTCAAAAGATCGTTGATGCCATTCAAAATCGTCGCTTTAATCag GTATACATAATTGGAGGAGACGGAACTCTACGAGGGGCGGTGAAGATATTCAACGAAATCCAAAGGCGGAAACTAAACGTAGCAGTCGTCGGAATCCCGAAAACAGTAGACAACGACGTCGGAATCATTGACAGGTCATTCGGGTTCCAAACCGCCGTGGAGATGGCCCAAGAAGCCATAAGTGCGGCCCACGTGGAGGCGGAGAGTGCACCGAATGGGATCGGGCTAGTGAAACTGATGGGGCGTCACTCCGGGCACATCGCCCTGGATGCAACCCTAAGCAGTTGCGATGTCGATTGTTGTTTGATCCCCGAAAACAAGTTTTATCTGGAAGGGAAAGGGGGTTTGTTTGAGTTTCTTGGTATTCGTTTGAAAGAACACGGAcatgcagtggtggtggtggcggaagGGGCGGGGCAGGATATTATTCCGAGGAGTGATTCTGAGAAGCAAAAGACGGATGAATCGGGGAATCCGGTGTTCTTAGATGTTGGGGTGTGGTTGAATTCGGAGTTGAAGAGATGGTGGGAGAGAGATCATAAAGGGGAGTTGTTTACAGTGAAGTACATAGATCCGACTTATATGATACGAGCTGTTACTGCGAATGCAACTGATAACTTGTATTGTACGCTTTTGGCACATTCCGCCATTCATGGGATTATGGCCGGGTATACGGGATTTGTCACCGGTCCGATCAACGGGAACTACGCTTACATTCCGATGGAGGACGTGGCTCAGGCCAAGAGTCCGGTTGGGACCAAAGACCATAAATGGGCTTGGGTTCGATCCATCACAGCTCAGCCTGATTTTCAGTTCACTACATAG
- the LOC111895435 gene encoding DNA-directed RNA polymerases IV and V subunit 4 — translation MSEKGEKGGKSALKSPASKGKDKGRKVQFDSEDMFDEKFETNGNGKSNGKADGYSGKGKGGKGDKGGSGKKEPRALLLNVEQEIPENVTCLMDCEAAQIMQGIQEHMVLLSKDPSIKIPISFDRALQYASRGNHYTDPHSVRKVLEPLKNQGVSDAEMCLIANTAVESVGEAFGLMPSLKAKKSKVKEPLKSALTELEKLKIVMESTKKAIVLD, via the exons ATGTCTGAGAAAGGAGAAAAGGGAGGAAAATCTGCTTTAAAATCACcag CTTCTAAAGGAAAGGACAAGGGAAGAAAAGTTCAGTTTGATTCCGAAG ACATGTTCGATGAAAAATTTGAGACAAATGGAAATGGCAAGTCTAATGGGAAGGCTGATGGCTATTCTGGTAAAG GCAAAGGGGGAAAAGGAGATAAGGGAGGCTCTGGAAAAAAAGAACCTCGTGCACTTTTGCTTAATGTTGAACAGG AGATTCCTGAGAATGTGACATGTTTGATGGATTGTGAAGCTGCACAAATTATGCAAGGAATTCAAGAGCACATGGTGTTATTGTCAAAAGATCCATCGATTAAAATCCCAATTTCATTTGATAGGGCATTGCAGTATGCATCCAGAGGCAATCATTACACTGATCCTCACTCTGTTAGAAAAGTATTGGA ACCTCTCAAGAACCAAGGTGTTTCTGATGCCGAG ATGTGCCTCATTGCAAACACTGCAGTTGAATCTGTTGGCGAAGCTTTTGGTCTCATGCCATCATTAAAG GCGAAAAAAAGCAAAGTCAAGGAGCCATTGAAAAGTGCGTTGACTGAGCTGGAAAAGCTCAAAATTGTGATGGAAAGCACCAAAAAGGCTATAGTCCTTGATTGA
- the LOC111895434 gene encoding C2 and GRAM domain-containing protein At1g03370 has protein sequence MKLLVRVIEAKNLPAIDPNGSIDPYVKLKLGSQRFKTKVVKKCLNPSWCDEFSFKVEDLKEQLVVTVLNEDKYFNDDFVGSIKIPISQVFDTVDKSLGTIWYRLQPKKKSKFKECGEILLTVCFSQNNPQSDLQPQAENGAMSPARSSTSSRMSSPMRSEEAAAPMKEEKTNKEKISSLLSQIFNRNNEPILQSVSTKLTELPEVPETDDSEVSEDKTEEQITSANFGELMKNMEEKDEGREMPANLPGGVMLDQMYAISPSELNSFIFSSESNYLKQLAEIQGSTDLQVGPWKFDTESSSLKRVVTYVKAASRLIKAIKAIEDQTYLKADGKCFAVLASVNTPEAPYASNYRVEVMTSITPGPELPSGEECSHLVVSWRMNFLHNTMMKGMIEGGARQGVKDSFEQVGGLLGEKLKVVDLKDFGSEKEQALASLQVETQSDWKLAVQYFANFTVISTFFMGLYVLVHLFLAMPSTIQGLEFGGLDLPDSIGEVVVCGVLVLQAERVMHLISRFMQARVQKGGDHGIKAQGDGWLLTVALVEGSNLAAVDSSCLSDPYVVFTCNGKTRSSSIKFQKSDPRWNEIFEFDAMDDPPSTLDVEVYDFDGPFDEAVSLGRTQINFVKTNISDLGDVWIPLQGKLAQACQSKLHLRIFLNNTRGSNIIKEYLTKMEKEVGKKIKLRSPQTNSAFQKLFKLPPEEFLINDFTCHLKRKMPLQGRLFLSARIIGFHGDIFGHKTNFYFLWEDIEDIQVVPPTLSSMGSPIVVITLLPGKGLDAKHGAKTQDPQGRLKFHFQSFVSFNVAHRTIMALWRARALSPEQKALIAEEESDDKMVEEESTSSIRSDDDSDNKTLQSEESGSFLGIQDVSLSVVYSSVLSVPSNFVMELFSGSELERRAMDRAHCVNYSTSPWEFEKPDVYQRQTYYKFDISVSRYGGEVTTTQQKSRDRNGWLVEEVTTLHGVPLGDYFTLHTKYQIEDQASRSIGCKVVVYFGIAWLKSTKHKKKITKNIHANLQDRMMIMFSTIEKEFVAGKQQMQDST, from the exons ATGAAGCTGTTAGTTCGTGTGATTGAAGCCAAGAATCTACCTGCAATAGATCCAAATGGTTCCATTGATCCATACGTGAAATTAAAACTAGGGAGCCAGAGGTTCAAGACTAAAGTGGTGAAAAAGTGCTTGAACCCTTCTTGGTGCGATGAGTTTAGCTTCAAGGTGGAGGATTTGAAGGAACAACTTGTTGTTACTGTCTTGAATGAAGATAAGTACTTCAATGATGATTTTGTTGGCAGCATTAAAATCCCCATTTCTCAGGTTTTCGATACTGTTGACAAATCCCTTGGTACTATATGGTATCGTTTGCAACCCAAGAAGAAATCCAAGTTCAAAGAATGCG GCGAAATTCTTCTCACAGTATGTTTTTCCCAAAATAACCCTCAATCGGACTTGCAACCACAAGCTGAGAACGGAGCAATGTCGCCTGCAAGATCTTCCACTAGTTCAAGAATGTCATCTCCAATGAGGTCAGAAGAAGCCGCTGCACCTATGAAAGAGGAAAAAACAAACAAAGAGAAGATTTCAAGTCTGCTTTCTCAGATTTTCAACAGAAACAACGAACCAATCCTACAATCCGTCTCTACTAAACTGACCGAGCTACCCGAGGTGCCCGAAACGGACGACTCAGAGGTATCCGAGGACAAAACTGAAGAACAAATCACATCAGCAAACTTTGGAGAACTAATGAAAAACATGGAAGAGAAAGATGAAGGGAGGGAGATGCCTGCTAATTTACCCGGAGGTGTAATGTTGGATCAGATGTATGCGATTTCACCATCTGAACTGAATTCTTTCATCTTCTCATCCGAATCAAACTATCTGAAACAATTAGCAGAGATTCAAGGAAGTACAGATCTTCAAGTGGGACCATGGAAATTCGACACAGAAAGCAGCAGTCTAAAAAGAGTGGTTACATACGTGAAAGCAGCATCTAGGTTAATAAAAGCAATAAAAGCAATCGAAGATCAAACATATTTGAAAGCAGATGGAAAATGTTTTGCAGTTTTAGCAAGTGTGAACACTCCAGAAGCTCCATATGCAAGCAATTACAGGGTTGAGGTTATGACCTCCATTACTCCAGGACCCGAGCTTCCATCAGGGGAAGAGTGTTCTCATTTGGTGGTTTCATGGCGGATGAATTTCTTGCATAACACAATGATGAAGGGTATGATTGAAGGTGGGGCCCGACAAGGTGTGAAGGATAGTTTTGAGCAGGTTGGGGGTTTGTTGGGTGAGAAGCTGAAGGTGGTTGATTTGAAAGATTTTGGATCAGAAAAAGAACAAGCTTTGGCATCTTTACAGGTGGAAACACAGTCAGATTGGAAGCTTGCTGTTCAATATTTTGCTAATTTCACTGTCATTTCGACTTTTTTCATGGGATTGTATGTGCTTGTGCATCTCTTTTTAGCCATGCCTAGTACTATTCAAGGCCTTGAATTTGGTGGCTTGGATTTACCAGATTCAATTGGGGAAGTTGTTGTCTGTGGAGTTTTGGTTCTTCAAGCTGAAAGAGTTATGCATCTCATATCACGCTTTATGCAGGCTAGAGTGCAAAAAG GTGGTGATCATGGAATAAAAGCACAAGGGGATGGATGGTTGCTGACTGTTGCATTGGTTGAAGGAAGCAATTTAGCAGCTGTTGATTCAAGTTGCTTATCTGATCCATACGTTGTCTTCACATGCAATGGGAAAACAAGAAGCAGTTCAATAAAATTCCAAAAATCTGATCCTCGCTGGAATG AAATATTTGAATTTGATGCAATGGATGACCCTCCATCTACTTTGGATGTTGAGGTTTATGATTTTGATGGACCTTTTGATGAAGCTGTGTCTTTGGGGCGAACTCAAataaattttgtaaaaacaaataTTTCTGATTTGGGTGATGTGTGGATTCCTCTTCAAGGGAAGTTAGCACAGGCCTGTCAATCTAAATTGCATTTGAGGATTTTTTTGAATAATACAAGAGGTAGCAATATTATCAAAGAATATTTGACCAAGATGGAAAAAGAGGTTGGAAAGAAg ATAAAGTTACGTTCTCCTCAAACAAACTCAGCATTTCAGAAGCTCTTTAAGCTTCCACCAGAGGAGTTTTTGATAAATGATTTTACATGTCATTTGAAGCGTAAAATGCCCCTCCAG GGTCGTTTGTTTTTGTCAGCAAGAATAATAGGGTTCCATGGGGACATATTTGGACACAAGACAAACTTTTATTTTCTATGGGAAGACATAGAAGATATTCAAGTGGTCCCACCTACTTTGTCATCGATGGGTAGTCCAATTGTGGTCATAACATTACTTCCAGGCAAAGGCTTGGATGCAAAGCATGGTGCCAAGACACAAGATCCACAAGGCAGGCTCAAATTTCATTTCCAGTCTTTTGTGTCTTTCAATGTTGCACACAG GACAATAATGGCTCTGTGGAGGGCTAGAGCGTTGAGTCCTGAGCAGAAGGCACTAATTGCTGAAGAGGAATCTGATGATAAGATGGTTGAAGAGGAATCGACATCATCCATTAGAAGTGATGATGACTCTGATAACAAAACCCTTCAGAGCGAAGAAAGCGGATCCTTTTTAGGCATTCAAGATGTCAGCCTGTCTGTTGTCTACTCCTCTGTTCTTTCAGTCCCT TCGAATTTTGTGATGGAGTTGTTTAGTGGGAGTGAGTTGGAGCGGAGAGCAATGGACAGGGCACACTGTGTGAATTATTCAACGAGCCCATGGGAGTTTGAAAAGCCGGATGTTTATCAGAGACAGACTTATTACAAATTTGATATAAGCGTCTCTCGTTATGGAGGAGAAGTCACCACCACTCAGCAAAAATCCAGAGACCGAAACGGTTGGCTTGTCGAAGAGGTCACCACTCTCCATGGGGTCCCACTTGGCGACTATTTCACC CTACATACCAAGTACCAAATAGAGGATCAAGCTTCAAGATCCATTGGATGTAAAGTGGTGGTGTATTTTGGGATTGCATGGTTAAAAAGCACAAAACATAAGAAAAAGATCACAAAAAACATACACGCGAATCTCCAAGATCGTATGATGATCATGTTTAGTACAATTGAGAAGGAGTTTGTAGCAGGAAAACAACAGATGCAGGACTCAACCTAA